ATTCTGACCGTGGCAGATGATCTGATTCGGGTTTTTGGACAAACAGCTAGTGCTGATGGCGATTCCATGGAGATCACAAATGTGGTGGCCCGTTTCACCGCCGATGTCATCGGGAGTTGCGCCTTCGGCTTGGATTGCCATAGCTTGTCGGATCCCAAGGCGGAGTTTGTCCAAATGGGAACGGCCGCCATCACCGAGCGGCGCTATGGCAAGTCCATGGATCTACTTCTGTTCGGAGCCCCCAAGCTGGCCGCCAAGCTGCGCATGAAGGCGACTGTCCAGAAGGTCGAGGACTTTTACATGAACATCATCCGGGACACTGTTGATTATCGCGTGAAGAACAATGTGAAGAGAAACGATTTCGTGGATATGTTgattgaaatgaaattgaaatacGATAATGGGGATAAGGCAAATGGGCTGACCTTTAATGAAATCGCTGCCCAGGCGTTCATATTCTTCTTGGCTGGGTTCGAGACCAGTTCGACCACAATGGGATTTGCTCTTTATGAGCTGGCCTGCCATCAGGATATTCAGGATAAACTTAGAGCCGAGATTGATACGGTCATGAAAAAACATAATGGGAAACTGGATTACGACAGCATGCGAGAGATGACTTATTTGGAAAAGGTCATCGATGGTAAGTTTCCCACATTATTTGGTGTTTCCTATTTATAGTCCACTCGCGGTGCGATTCGTCACTACGTGGTTTGCCTGTCATTACCCCAGCTTATATCTTCTACAAATTACTTACATTCTCTTACAGAGACCATGAGGAAACGTCCTGTCGTCGGTCATTTAATCCGCGTTGCAACTCAAAACTATCAACATACCAATCCGAAATATAACATTGAAAAAGGAACTGGAGTGGTCATACCCACACTGGCTATACAACACGATCCAGAGTTTTATCCAGAGCCCGAGAAGTTTATTCCAGAGCGTTTTGATGAGGATCAGGTGCAACAGCGTCCTCCCTGCACTTTCCTGCCCTTTGGTGATGGTCCTAGGAACTGCATCGGTCTTCGATTCGGACGGATGCAGGTCATCATTGGCATGGCCTTGTTAATCCACAACTTCAAGTTTGAGTTTCATCCCACCAAAACTGTCGTTCCTTTAGAATATAGGACCGATGATATTCTACTGAGCGCGAAGGGCGGAATTCACCTGAAAGTCATTAGAGTGTGAAAGCTATAATGTTAATTAACGAATTATTCGTTTAAAGCTTTGTTCTTGCGACGtaaatactaatactaatacttgATTGAATTGAATACTTTTAGATTAAAGCGTTAAGATAGTTTTTCACATGCACTTAATTATACCTTTTGCATTACCTACAGTTATGTGTATACGTTTATTAATTGGTGATTTAGTTTGTATATTTTGATGTAGCTTAGTTTAAGGTTTTAA
This genomic interval from Drosophila mauritiana strain mau12 chromosome 2R, ASM438214v1, whole genome shotgun sequence contains the following:
- the LOC117137674 gene encoding probable cytochrome P450 6a20, yielding MAVLIVLLIGVLTFVAWYVHQSFNYWKRRGIPHDEPKIPFGNTSELMKTVQLSDIFKRTYNKYKNKTDGPFVGFYMYFKQMVVVTDIDFVKTILIREFDKFHDRGVFHNERDDPLSAHLVNIEGQKWKTLRQKLTPTFTSGKMKSMFPTILTVADDLIRVFGQTASADGDSMEITNVVARFTADVIGSCAFGLDCHSLSDPKAEFVQMGTAAITERRYGKSMDLLLFGAPKLAAKLRMKATVQKVEDFYMNIIRDTVDYRVKNNVKRNDFVDMLIEMKLKYDNGDKANGLTFNEIAAQAFIFFLAGFETSSTTMGFALYELACHQDIQDKLRAEIDTVMKKHNGKLDYDSMREMTYLEKVIDETMRKRPVVGHLIRVATQNYQHTNPKYNIEKGTGVVIPTLAIQHDPEFYPEPEKFIPERFDEDQVQQRPPCTFLPFGDGPRNCIGLRFGRMQVIIGMALLIHNFKFEFHPTKTVVPLEYRTDDILLSAKGGIHLKVIRV